From one Mya arenaria isolate MELC-2E11 chromosome 4, ASM2691426v1 genomic stretch:
- the LOC128230423 gene encoding perlucin-like protein: protein MKLAVTLAFCFIVKVAIGNTVLQSSCQLDLETTVSKSLELLKNALGRGECPVSCPDGWIKYQGSCYLFGNTAGNFAQSEEFCAENGGYLVHINNSSENDFLKDSARERSSRDYWIGLTDRETEGVFTWLDDGSQLDGFTGSSIYF, encoded by the exons ATGAAGTTGGCGGTGACTCTtgccttttgttttattgtgaaaGTTGCCATTGGCAACACCGTTCTTCAAAGTTCATGCCAATTGGACCTGGAAACAACTGTGTCAAAGAGTTTGGAACTATTGAAAAACGCCCTTGGAAGAG GTGAATGTCCTGTTTCCTGTCCGGACGGCTGGATTAAATACCAGGGATCGTGTTATCTGTTCGGAAACACTGCGGGTAATTTCGCACAGTCAGAG gAATTTTGTGCTGAGAATGGAGGATACCTTGTCCACATCAATAACTCAAGCGAGAACGACTTCCTTAAAGACTCTGCCCGAGAAAGATcaa GTCGAGACTACTGGATTGGTCTGACGGACAGGGAGACAGAGGGCGTGTTTACATGGCTGGACGATGGCTCACAGCTGGACGGCTTCACAGGTAGTAGCATTTACTTTTGA
- the LOC128229719 gene encoding uncharacterized protein K02A2.6-like — protein MVKDCNYKDNEDMIRDRIVFGIVSQKIREKLINMGENLTLSKAIQICQSFEYAQAQLREMQAPSQGAAVNVVRSRRVTGHNTSGQPGHNSSGQWEQRRQQRVTLGEDVTRTCQNCGRKHQQQHQCPAKGKQCHKCQKWNHFASVCRSVNEVIDNNNSCTHDFKDLVIDNVESTVRNGQVFAEFKVGPSNLSVQFKIDTGSQVNILPYKTFRDIGIKSVLEASHSKLSAYDGSTLNVKGCITLRCNHPGTGQTKDVYFHVVDTHSSPLLSLQSSLDFELINLTYTVMSDSQVNPLTKDMVLKEYKEVFDGIGLLAGECKIHIDPTVQPVVHPPRKVPIALQEKVKDELLRMESLGVIEKVNEPTDWVSSMVVAEKANGKIRICLDPRDLNKAIQRPHYPLRTLDDILPQLSGAKYFTKLDARSGYWALKLERESSFLTCFNTLYGRYRYVRVPFGLKSSGDLFVQKIDACLEGLSGVAVIVDDILVYGSSREEHDSNLRAVLKRSHDEGIRFNETKLEVGVSEVDYFGHLLTSDGLKKSTSKTEAIQKMKPPKNKSELETILGMVNYLSRFAPNLADVTAPLRQLLSKEVEFCWETAQSDAFDKMKQIITDPNQVLSYYDKSKPLTLQVDASKFGLGATIMQDGKPLAYASKSLTQTEVNYAQIEKEMFAILFGCKRFHHFVYGHKVNVQTDHLPLVSIFKKSINTAPARLQRMLLQLQKYDLDIKHYPSKQVPVADTLSRNFLNETFPELSQGMDMQVHMVMSHLPVSDRKLNELKDKTSQDETLVLLKQTILQGWPTSRKMCPSQILPFWNFRDELTSIDGLVMKGNKIIIPISMQSQMLELIHTGHMGVEKCLRRARDVMFWPGISADITNLVLKCNTCLKHRNSNPKEPLIPLEIPDYPWQIIGTDLFTWENRNYLLIVDYYSRYFEVKELPNMKSTTVINRMKGIMARWGISEKVISDGGPCYISQEFADFAKEWDFNHQTISPYHSQSNGLAEKYVSVCKKLLTKAKDAGRDPFIGILEYRTTPLESGYSPAQLNMGRQLRSILPTSKENLMPKVISPNLVRQGIQDSKQKGKKYYDRQARSLEPLTYGENTMIQQLNKTWRPATVVDKLNERSYTVQCPDGSMYTRNRRDLLKTNEPCHGQFAEPEIQEMPLGQTPTQTDIKDSESPLIGSTSSPCINHNLYVTRSGRAVKPKVIESM, from the coding sequence ATGGTGAAGGATTGCAATTATAAGGACAATGAAGACATGATCAGGGATAGGATTGTGTTTGGAATAGTATCAcaaaaaatccgagaaaaactCATTAATATGGGAGAAAATTTGACCTTGAGCAAGGCTATTCAAATATGTCAAAGCTTTGAATATGCTCAAGCACAACTGCGCGAAATGCAGGCACCATCGCAAGGAGCAGCCGTTAATGTGGTTCGTTCAAGAAGGGTTACTGGTCATAACACCTCAGGCCAGCCTGGTCACAATTCCTCAGGCCAGTGGGAGCAGAGAAGACAACAGCGCGTCACTTTGGGAGAAGACGTTACCCGGACTTGCCAAAATTGTGGGCggaaacaccaacaacaacaccagtGTCCCGCAAAGGGAAAACAATGtcacaaatgtcaaaaatggAACCATTTTGCATCAGTGTGTAGAAGTGTAAATGAAGTTATTGACAATAACAATTCTTGTACTCATGATTTCAAGGATTTAGTGATTGACAATGTGGAGTCCACTGTTAGGAATGGGCAGGTATTTGCAGAGTTCAAGGTAGGTCCTTCCAATTTGTCCGTACAGTTCAAGATTGATACTGGTAGCCAAGTCAATATATTGCCATACAAAACCTTTAGAGACATAGGCATAAAGTCAGTTCTAGAAGCCTCACATTCAAAGCTTTCAGCCTATGACGGAAGCACGTTAAATGTAAAGGGATGCATTACTTTGAGGTGTAATCATCCTGGAACTGGCCAAACAAAGGATGTTTACTTTCATGTAGTTGACACACATTCAAGTCCTTTGCTAAGTCTCCAATCATCCCTTGACTTTGAACTCATAAATCTCACATACACAGTTATGTCAGATTCCCAGGTCAACCCCCTCACTAAAGACATGGTATTAAAGGAATACAAGGAAGTGTTTGATGGCATTGGTCTGCTAGCCGGTGAATGTAAGATTCACATTGATCCCACTGTCCAGCCTGTGGTGCATCCCCCAAGAAAGGTCCCTATAGCATTACAAGAAAAGGTCAAGGATGAGTTACTCCGCATGGAGTCATTAGGTGTCATCGAAAAGGTCAATGAACCCACTGACTGGGTTAGTTCAATGGTCGTTGCCGAAAAAGCCAATGGCAAAATTCGTATATGTCTGGATCCGCGTGACTTGAATAAGGCCATTCAACGTCCACATTACCCTTTAAGAACTCTGGATGATATATTGCCTCAGCTTTCAGGCGCAAAGTACTTCACAAAGCTTGATGCTAGGAGTGGTTATTGGGCATTGAAACTTGAGAGAGAGTCATCGTTCCTTACATGTTTTAACACCTTATATGGAAGGTACCGATATGTCCGAGTTCCCTTTGGTCTGAAGTCAAGCGGTGATCTTTTTGTGCAAAAGATTGATGCTTGTCTCGAAGGTCTAAGTGGCGTAGCTGTCATCGTGGATGACATACTAGTGTATGGGTCATCTAGAGAGGAACATGACTCCAATCTTAGAGCAGTCCTAAAGAGGTCTCATGATGAAGGAATTCGTTTTAACGAAACCAAACTCGAGGTCGGGGTATCAGAAGTAGACTACTTTGGTCACCTTCTCACATCAGatggtttgaaaaaatcaacCTCAAAGACAGAGGCTATACAGAAAATGAAGCCACccaaaaataaatcagaacTTGAAACCATATTAGGTATGGTAAACTATCTGTCTAGATTTGCCCCAAACTTGGCAGATGTAACAGCCCCTCTGAGACAATTACTGTCTAAAGAAGTTGAATTCTGTTGGGAAACTGCACAAAGTGAtgcatttgacaaaatgaaacaaatcatcacAGACCCGAATCAGGTTTTATCCTATTATGACAAAAGCAAGCCATTAACATTGCAAGTTGATGCCTCCAAGTTTGGTCTCGGAGCAACAATAATGCAAGACGGGAAGCCACTTGCATATGCATCAAAATCACTCACACAAACTGAGGTCAATTACGCACAAATTGAGAAGGAaatgtttgctattttgttCGGCTGCAAGCGGTTCCACCATTTTGTTTATGGTCACAAAGTCAACGTGCAAACTGATCATTTGCCGTtagtttctattttcaaaaaatcaataaacacaGCTCCTGCACGATTGCAGCGTATGCTACTACAGCTACAGAAATATGATCTTGACATCAAACATTATCCATCCAAACAAGTACCAGTTGCAGACACACTGAGCAGGAACTTTCTAAATGAAACGTTCCCTGAATTGTCACAAGGCATGGACATGCAGGTACACATGGTTATGTCTCATTTACCTGTATCTGACAGAAAATTGAATGAATTGAAGGACAAAACAAGTCAAGATGAGACTTTAGTATTGTTGAAACAGACTATACTTCAAGGTTGGCCAACCTCTAGAAAAATGTGTCCGTCCCAGATATTGCCCTTCTGGAATTTCCGTGATGAGTTAACTTCTATTGATGGGTTAGTCatgaaaggaaataaaataatcatccCCATATCAATGCAGTCTCAGATGCTTGAACTCATTCACACAGGTCACATGGGAGTTGAGAAATGTCTCAGAAGGGCCCGGGATGTTATGTTTTGGCCAGGAATATCGGCTGATATTACCAATCTCGTGTTAAAATGCAACACCTGTTTAAAACACAGAAACTCGAACCCAAAAGAGCCATTAATTCCCCTTGAGATTCCTGATTATCCATGGCAAATTATAGGCACTGATCTATTCACCTGGGAAAACAGGAACTATCTTCTGATAGTGGATTACTATAGCAGGTATTTTGAGGTCAAGGAATTGCCCAATATGAAAAGCACCACGGTCATAAACAGAATGAAAGGCATAATGGCCAGATGGGGAATTAGTGAGAAGGTTATATCTGATGGTGGTCCCTGTTATATCTCTCAGGAGTTCGCTGATTTTGCAAAAGAATGGGATTTCAATCACCAGACAATTAGTCCCTATCACAGTCAATCAAACGGTCTAGCTGAGAAATATGTGTCAGTTTGTAAGAAACTCCTTACAAAGGCTAAGGACGCTGGGCGTGATCCTTTTATTGGCATATTAGAATACCGGACCACCCCTCTTGAGTCAGGGTATTCCCCTGCGCAGTTAAACATGGGCAGACAATTGCGCTCTATCCTTCCAACATCTAAGGAAAATCTAATGCCCAAGGTGATATCTCCTAATTTAGTCAGGCAGGGTATTCAAGATAGCAAACAGAAGGGGAAGAAATATTATGACAGACAAGCAAGGTCACTAGAGCCCTTAACATATGGAGAAAATACAATGAtccaacaattaaataaaacttggagACCAGCCACTGTAGTTGACAAGTTAAATGAAAGATCATACACTGTTCAGTGCCCAGATGGGTCTATGTACACACGAAATAGGCGGGATCTATTAAAGACCAATGAGCCCTGCCATGGTCAATTTGCAGAGCCAGAAATACAGGAAATGCCTTTAGGTCAAACACCTACCCAGACTGACATCAAAGATTCGGAAAGCCCTCTAATTGGCAGTACTTCCTCTCCATGTATCAATCACAATCTTTACGTGACCAGGTCAGGAAGGGCCGTAAAACCAAAAGTAATTGAATCCATGTGA